The DNA segment CCCGAGGCCACGGAGGAACTCGGCGACGAGAGCCTCGGAGAGCCAGAAGCCATCAGCACGCAACTCCGCCACGACGGGTGCAGCTCGCTCCAGCACTCCAGATCGCCGAGCGCCCGCCACGATGCCCAGAGTACCGATCACCGCGATTCCTCGGGTTGCCGCAACAGCGCGCCCGCGACGCTCGTCGATGAGCAGGGCGTCGGCGTGCAATTGCTCAGCCAGCAAGATGGCTGCAGTTTCGCCGGGGTCCAGCCCGATGTCGTGGATGGCCGGATCGTCAACGACGTCGATCCAGGTGGCCGACTCGAGGGCTGTCAAGACGTCGGCTTGTGTCCCTTCATGAACGAGCTCACCCCATACCGTGTGCGGGACCGTAACTCGTCCGACGACGGCCGGAAGGAGATCAAGCCTACCGATTCGTCCGAGGTGAAGCGGCGGTGACGTATCGGCGACGACGATCATGCGCCTGCGCCGCGTGTGCGTTCACGTTCAATCTTTGCGAGCGTCGAAAGATCTTCCTCCAGGGCGCGCGAGTCGTAGCGGACGACAGGTATGCCATGCGCCCGCGCGAGCCCGAGCAACTGTTCGGGGGCAACCCGCAGGGCCGCCGCCGCTGCCCTCCAGGTCATCTTCTCGCTCCGTACCGCGTCGAGAACGAGGAGTACACGCGCGCGCTCAGCGGCGTCGGCGTCGGCAAGAGATGCCGGAACGGTAATGGTGAGCTCGACTGAGTCGGTTTGCATGGCGTCAGCCGCTAGCTTAGCGCCTCACACGTCCGACTGCACCGCCGGTCCAATCGCATCCTGTTGCGCTGGGTCGCAATGGCGTGAAGGAAAGCCAAAAGGTATTCCGCGGTTTGCGAGGGCGGGATTGACATAATCTCCCCATGGACGATGCGCTTTGGTCCACGGGCCGGCTCGCGTGGCTGAACAGCCGCAGTGCCTCAGCGCTCGGCGCCGCACCTGCTCATGTGAACCTGAAGGATATTCGGGGGTTTTCTTTCCCGGTTCCGCCGGTTCAGGTGCAGAATGGCATTCTGCGAGCTCATACGAGATTCATGGAATCTTTGAGAACAACTAGAAGCCGCCCTCCGTCGCGCCGAGGACCGGGCATCAGGCTGAGCGAGGCGGTCGTACAGGAGATGGTGGCGTAGATGCTGCAGTCGCCACGGCGCTTTGATGGCAAGCCCGGCCGGACTTCGGACGAGATGGCGATCGAGACGGTGGAGCAAGCGCAGTCGCCCGCGGAGGTATGGGCGGCGTGAACTGAACTGGGGGTCGCGTGGGTTCGGAGACGTGGGCATTCATCGACGAATACGGGAATCCCAACCTCGCCACCGAGAAGGAGGGGGTGAGCCAGTT comes from the Verrucomicrobiota bacterium genome and includes:
- a CDS encoding DUF3368 domain-containing protein is translated as MIVVADTSPPLHLGRIGRLDLLPAVVGRVTVPHTVWGELVHEGTQADVLTALESATWIDVVDDPAIHDIGLDPGETAAILLAEQLHADALLIDERRGRAVAATRGIAVIGTLGIVAGARRSGVLERAAPVVAELRADGFWLSEALVAEFLRGLG